The Salvelinus namaycush isolate Seneca chromosome 1, SaNama_1.0, whole genome shotgun sequence genome has a window encoding:
- the srrd gene encoding SRR1-like protein, whose amino-acid sequence MPNSGEEWQVARRRKGAGRRGKIPHTACHEPGHADAVDTDRTKQRITETMAELRCADFWFEWRDRLTAVGKADSPEVGGDPAAGSDPGPEGRDRAREAPSGPLECVCYGLGSFSSCVTARYQLAMLLLILESLQIPMEQCSVYDPVFSSGEMEVLRQLGLTVLTENEEGKRAVSRPTLFYLMHCGKALYNNLLWKNWSRDALPLLTIIGNSFAGIQDRMIQRELKRDYSYIAHAVCVCEEWPLPCPSRLLDIFNDTALITFKPSSLCNLPQSTWGEAPEPQYQHCPDLEIIQRPTEMREVEDEGIIVVSVVPSEMRE is encoded by the exons ATGCCGAACAGCGGTGAGGAGTGGCAGGTGGCCCGGCGACGGAAGGGAGCAGGCCGCAGAGGGAAGATTCCTCACACGGCCTGTCATGAACCTGGACACGCCGACGCTGTGGACACAGACAGGACCAAACAAAGGATCACAGAAACCAT GGCTGAACTGAGGTGTGCAGACTTCTGGTTTGAGTGGAGAG ATCGACTGACGGCTGTGGGTAAGGCAGACTCCCCAGAGGTTGGAGGGGACCCAGCAGCAGGCTCTGACCCAGGACCTGAGGGTAGGGACCGGGCCCGGGAGGCCCCTAGCGGCCcactggagtgtgtgtgttatggtCTGGGCTCCTTCTCTTCCTGTGTGACAGCTCGTTACCAACTAGCTATGCTGCTATTGATTCTGGAGTCACTACAg ATCCCTATGGAGCAGTGCAGTGTGTACGACCCTGTGTTTTCCTCAGGGGAGATGGAGGTACTGAGACAGCTTGGCCTCACCGTGCTGACTGAGAACGAG GAGGGAAAGCGAGCAGTGTCGAGGCCAACTCTTTTCTACCTGATGCATTGTGGGAAGGCTCTGTACAACAACCTGCTGTGGAAGAACTGGAGTAGAGATGCACTGCCTCTACTGACTATCATAGGAAACAGCTTTGCAGGCATacaggacag GATGATTCAGAGAGAACTCAAGAGAGACTACAGCTACATAGCACAC gctgtgtgtgtgtgtgaggagtggCCCCTTCCATGCCCGTCCCGACTCCTGGACATCTTCAATGACACTGCCCTCATCACCTTCAAGCCCAGCAGCCTCTGCAACCTCCCACAATCCACCTGGGGGGAAGCACCAGAGCCCCAATACCAACACTGCCCCGATCTGGAGATCATACAGAGGCCCACAGAgatgagagaggtggaggatgaaGGAATCATTGTGGTCTCTGTGGTTCCCAGTGAAATGAGAGAATAA
- the si:ch211-166a6.5 gene encoding clustered mitochondria protein homolog, producing the protein MKDKVKRGGGGDQGTSDTLTLTIGKTAAGTKEEENPSFLVKIQGAGVEPFELQVHGFWLVQEAVMAVLGREEVFPRSSLSLALSGMTLDPLTELQSLKNLRPGATLRLVDEPYSPRSARVHLARVLELLRAVGPNDTLMEGRSPSLLDSLTHTHSTDSSVQANGKSLKRSSSNTKTDPANQDGAPPEYLLPGAAERPLLAMLPHNTQPEVPSFLQDLSLSCWNPPPGHRKLQGDFLYITVVTLESRKCDITSCPRGFFLNRSTVEVFDPRPTSSSPVSHCLTDLLSHISPAFKQALATLRARPQLPPVEIMLTPYRTLSWLGSPSASHSHRNPLSRLGLDQHSGAQVPDWNEELQAARDLPQGSQEERLQRDRALLQVNSAFVWAVAQGAETVIDGCVEPISGGPDDPAFLWGGLFLSQGGAGMALGGERGRRVAQRLELRGVQSYSDLEGALQGLHTLPTATVDYRGIRLSAQGLAPGLESPEQDQGPSAPTRGILYGVGAGPQESPHRRCLLELLAQAAKGLSLQRHAVVGPNGHQVPLFTALDAQGLLGADGRFYLLDLFRSLPADANYCPEGGRQREEVEKKEGSWEEGWPEQYQSTSGLPRRFPHGLCRLRPELLQAFIQEKQSQFTRRCKERMEENGGVEECVKAGDHRGTDAVRGACKDVGSVSDIIFEMRFNPSVFSPDVTFPKSDHEVVRLQERLLREAAASIITQQIPAIVEACLQGSEMPLDGATLKQALHQKGINLRYLGQLTKAISQSEHKERLRHIMRLAVGEIVVRSSRRIFNNFLQGVEVSSLSAAVSHFLCCLLVAHYSTAPTGEEPKKRSRRRGRGGGASDSTAWSALSGAELWILIGQDAAETYDITHGLGSTADHLVETYGLQKVSLLREFCLKTGLQLRLREYFFDNRTKAPIGPDDVLNIFPVVKHVTMTTHDASRAFRAAQSSVQKGMMEQAYERLKEAAYLFGRVCDDLNAEACSCLSLMARVAYLQGQPTEARSVQLKAVVISERVLGFDHPNTIQQYALLAVYVFAGGESTLAQRCLFRARLLMLTVHGEDHPYTATLDSCLGLVLPTEQAGQFLQSALKINTSFFGPTDVHTALSQHLLSQWMCGVGDYRSAMNHEKEALSAFTSLYGDDHPQRRCSYEFLRSITQQAVRVERSLRQGGNPLTAEGQSLSPSAETTLEQLALVTGIRTPSHSDRLLEFKQKLMEQREAEEAANAKPDNTHTETVNGKEVKTPEREEEEDGVVQETTSEELPKEVDPEKNTADKQTVDGHQLEANDWSVDVGSVVKSIVVEEGSAVEGSAAESKAVESGAVVESSERDGDEDRAAPEAEQHTGTEDGEANLMATEEMQTEPVRDCIEESQSLTQNGGLESEGNQSDNDGEVANEKPGSDKVSGVNGTPSTSNDQSEPQEVFANRDASTTISQTK; encoded by the exons ATGAAGGACAAagtgaagagaggaggaggaggagatcagGGAACGTCAG ATACACTCACACTGACCATTGGGAAAACAGCTGCTGGTACGAAGGAGGAAGAAAACCCATCATTCCTTGTGAAGATCCAGGGGGCGGGAGTAGAACCATTTGAGCTGCAG GTCCATGGTTTCTGGCTGGTTCAGGAGGCTGTGATGGCGGtgttggggagagaggaggtgtttCCTCGCTCCAGCCTCTCATTGGCCCTCTCTGGGATGACCCTTGAccccctgacagagctgcagAGCCTGAAGAACCTCAGACCAGGAGCCACGCTCCGCCTGGTGGATG AGCCATACTCCCCCAGATCTGCAAGGGTTCATCTGGCTCGTGTGCTGGAGCTGCTGAGAGCTGTTGGACCAAACGATACTCTGATGGAAGGACGATCACCTAGCCTGCTggactcactgacacacacacactctacag ACTCTTCTGTCCAAGCCAATGGGAAAAGCCTGAAACGCTCGTCCAGCAACACAAAGACTGACCCGGCCAATCAGGATGGAGCTCCTCCTGAGTACCTCCTCCCTGGAGCCGCAGAGAGACCACTACTGGCCATGCTGCCTCACAACACTCAgccagag GTTCCCAGTTTTCTGCAGGACCTGTCACTCAGTTGTTGGAACCCGCCCCCTGGGCACAGAAAGCTACAAGGGGACTTCCTGTACATCACTGTGGTGACCCTAGAGAGTCGCAAATGTGACATCACATCCTGTCCACGAGGATTCTTCCTGAATAG GTCTACAGTAGAGGTGTTTGATCCTCGGCCAACCTcgtcctctccagtcagtcactGCCTCACTGACCTGCTCTCTCACATCAGTCCTGCCTTCAAACAGGCACTCGCCACTCTCAGAGccag gcCCCAACTGCCACCAGTAGAAATTATGCTGACTCCCTACCGCACACTGAGCTGGCTGGGTTCCCCATCAGCCTCCCACTCCCACAGAAATCCTCTCAGCAGGCTGGGACTGGATCAACACTCTGGAGCACAG GTTCCAGACTGGAACGAGGAGCTACAGGCAGCCAGAGATCTGCCTCAGGGCAGTCAGGAggagagactacagagagacagagctctactacag GTGAACAGTGCGTTTGTGTGGGCAGTGGCCCAGGGTGCGGAGACTGTTATTGACGGCTGTGTAGAGCCTATCAGTGGAGGTCCTGATGACCCCGCCTTCCTGTGGGGCGGGCTGTTCCTGAGCCAGGGAGGAGCAGGGATGGCGTTAGGGGGCGAGAGGGGACGCAG GGTGGCCCAGAGGCTGGAGCTGAGGGGTGTACAGTCCTACAGTGACCTGGAGGGGGCGCTCCAGGGCCTCCACACCCTGCCCACCGCCACCGTGGACTACAGGGGGATCCGTCTGTCTGCCCAAGGCCTGGCCCCTGGTCTGGAGAGCCCAGAGCAGGACCAGGGCCCCTCTGctcctaccag gggTATTCTGTACGGGGTGGGCGCTGGGCCCCAGGAGTCCCCCCACCGACGCTGTCTCTTGGAGCTGCTGGCTCAGGCTGCTAAAGGCCTCAGCCTGCAGAGACACGCTGTAGTGGGGCCCAACGGCCACCAGGTGCCCCTGTTCACCGCACTTGACGCCCAGGGGCTGCTGGGGGCTGATGGGAGGTTCTACCTGCTAGACCTCTTCAGGAGCCTGCCGGCCGATGCCAACTACTGCcctgagggagggaggcagagggaggaAGTGGAGAAGAAGGAGGGGTCATGGGAGGAGGGCTGGCCAGAGCAGTACCAGAGCACTTCAGGTCTGCCCAGGAGGTTCCCTCATGGCCTCTGCAGGCTAAGACCAGAGCTGCTGCAGGCCTTCATCCAGGAAAA ACAGTCCCAGTTCACTCGCCGCTGCAAAGAAAGGATGGAAGAGAATGGAGGCGTGGAGGAgtgtgtaaaagcag GTGACCATCGAGGTACAGATGCAGTGAGAGGTGCTTGTAAAGATGTGGGATCAGTCAGTGACATCATCTTTGAGATGCGCTTCAACCCCAGCGTGTTCTCCCCAG ACGTGACGTTCCCCAAGAGTGACCATGAGGTCGTGAGGCTGCAGGAGAGGCTACTTAGAGAGGCTGCAGCCTCCATCATCACACAACAGATACCTGCCATC gTGGAGGCATGCCTGCAGGGCAGTGAGATGCCTCTAGATGGCGCTACGCTGAAGCAGGCGCTACACCAGAAGGGCATCAATCTCCGCTACCTCGGTCAGCTGACCAAGGCCATCAGCCAATCAGAACACAAGGAGCGGCTTAGACATATAATG AGGCTGGCTGTTGGAGAGATTGTGGTTCGTTCTTCCAGAAGGATCTTCAACAACTTCCTGCAG GGTGTGGAGGTGTCAAGTCTCTCTGCAGCTGTCAGTCACTTCCTCTGCTGCCTATTGGTTGCCCATTACAGCACCGCACCCACAGGGGAGGAGCCTAAGAAGAGGTCCAGGAGGCGGGGTCGTGGGGGAGGAGCTTCAGACAGTACTGCCTGGAGTGCACTCAGTGGAGCTGAGCTCTGGATCCTGATTGGCCAGGACGCAGCAGAGACCTATGACATCACTCACGGCCTAGG TTCCACTGCTGACCACCTAGTAGAGACGTATGGGCTGCAGAAGGTCTCCCTGCTTAGAGAGTTCTGTTTGAAGACTGGattacag CTGCGACTGAGAGAGTACTTCTTCGACAACCGAACTAAGGCTCCCATTGGTCCAGACGACGTGCTCAACATTTTTCCTGTTGTTAAGCATGTCACCATGACGACACATGATGCCTCGCGAGCGTTCCGAGCTGCTCAGAGTAGCGTTCAGAAAG GCATGATGGAGCAGGCGTATGAGCGTCTGAAGGAGGCAGCGTATCTGTTTGGTCGTGTGTGTGACGACCTGAACGCGGAGGCCTGCTCCTGTCTAAGCCTGATGGCCAGAGTGGCTTACTTACAAGGCCAGCCCACAGAg GCCCGCAGTGTTCAGCTCAAGGCTGTGGTCATTAGTGAGAGAGTCCTGGGCTTTGACCACCCCAACACTATCCAACAATAC GCTCTGTTGGCGGTGTATGTGTTCGCTGGAGGAGAGTCTACTCTAGCTCAGAGGTGTCTGTTCAGAGCCCGTCTCCTGATGCTCACAGTCCATGGAGAGGACCACCCCTACACCGCTACACTGGAC agctGTCTAGGTTTGGTGTTGCCGACCGAACAAGCAGGGCAGTTCCTACAGAGCGCACTCAAAATCAACACTTCCTTCTTTGGCCCCACTGATGTGCACACTGCTCTCAG tCAGCATCTGTTGTCCCAGTGGATGTGTGGAGTGGGAGACTATCGTTCTGCCATGAACCACGAGAAAGAAGCTCTGTCTGCCTTCACCAGCTTG TATGGTGATGACCACCCACAGAGACGTTGCAGCTATGAGTTCCTGCGTTCCATTACCCAGCAAGCAGTGCGTGTGGAACGCTCTCTGAGGCAAGGCGGGAACCCGCTCACAGCTGAG gggcaGTCTCTGTCTCCCTCAGCTGAGACCACTCTGGAGCAGCTGGCCCTGGTCACAGGCATCAGGACACCAAGCCACAG TGACAGGCTCCTGGAGTTCAAACAGAAGCTGAtggaacagagagaggcagaggaggccGCTAACGCCAaaccagacaacacacacacagaaacagtgaACGGAAAGGAAGTGAAGACCcctgaaagagaggaagaggaggatggggtAGTCCAGGAGACCACCAGTGAGGAGCTCCCAAAAGAGGTAGATCCAGAGAAGAACACAGCCGACAAACAGACAGTGGACGGCCATCAACTGGAGGCCAATGACTGGTCCGTAGATGTGGGCTCAGTAGTAAAGAGCATAGTAGTGGAGGAGGGCTCAGCAGTAGAGGGGTCAGCAGCAGAGAGTAAAGCAGTAGAGAGTGGAGCTGTAGTAGAATccagtgagagagatggagatgaagACAGAGCTGCCCCAGAGGCTGAGCAGCACACAGGGACAGAGGATGGAGAGGCAAACCTGATGGCTACAGAGGAAATGCAAACTGAGCCAGTCAGAGACTGTATAGAGGAGAGCCAGAGTCTGACACAAAATGGAGGTTTAGAATCGGAGGGAAACCAATCAGACAACGATGGGGAGGTAGCCAATGAGAAGCCAGGGTCAGATAAGGTCAGCGGTGTGAACGGAACGCCAAGCACCAGCAATGACCAATCAGAGCCTCAGGAGGTCTTTGCGAACAGGGACGCCTCGACGACCATCAGCCAAACAAAATAA